AACAACCCTGCCCCAGCCAGCATTTTCAACTAGTGTGGGAACCAAATAAATAATCTCCCAGTGCCATCTGTTAGAAGAAGCGTAAATGATCTGAAGGCCTCCTAAAATGCCAACAATTCCATTTATCCACAGCAATTTGTTTGATTTCATAAGCATCTCACTCTTTCCTTTTTAAAATAGTATACCGAGCCACTTTCTAATTTGTCAACTATTACAAAAGAATGAGTGTCTCATCCGATAAATCCGTTTTCATTCAAATTATCTTATGATACAATAAACTCATGCACAAGAAAACAGTTATTGATTTTAAAGACTTGGGCCGGCGCTTGATTTTCAGCCAGCCCATCAAAGAGCTCAAAACGCGCGAGTTGGCCGAAGTCAGAGCGATTCTGCAAGAAGTTGAGGACTGGCAGAAAAAGGGATTTTATGCAGTCGGCTATGTCAGCTACGAAGCGGCTCCTGCTTTTGAGGAAAAACTCCAGGTCCACAAAAGCCCTCTGCTGGGCGAGTACCTGATTTACTTTACCATTCATGACAGGGCTGATGAAGCCCCTTTCCCATTGGCTTACGACGATGTAGAAATGCCAGCGCAATGGCAGAGCCTGACGACTGAGCAAGAGTATGAAAAGGCCATCGGAACCATTCACCATCATATCCGTCAGGGCGATACTTATCAGGTCAACTACACGGTGCAGCTGGGCGCAGAGCTTAATCCACAGGACAGTTGGGCTATTTACAACCGTCTGGTCGTTGAGCAAAACGCCGCCTACAATGCCTACGTAGAGCACGATCATCAAGCAGTCTTATCCATCAGTCCTGAGCTCTTTTTCGAGGAGCACCGAGGTGAGCTGACAACACGGCCGATGAAAGGGACTACCAATCGCGGTCTGACAGTCGCTGCGGACTTGGAACAGGCGGACTGGCTCCGCCAGGATCCTAAAAATCGAGCGGAAAATATGATGATCGTTGATCTGCTACGCAATGACATGAACCGCATTTCAGAGATTGGCAGCGAGCGAGTCGAGCAGCTGTGTCAGGTCGAGCAGTATTCCACTGTCTGGCAAATGATCTCCACCATCAAAAGCCAACTGCAGCCCGATATTGGTCTAGAAGACATTTTTGATGCCCTCTTTCCTTGCGGCTCTATCACAGGCGCTCCAAAGATTTCGACCATGGCTATCATCAAGGCGACAGAAAAATCCGCCCGCGGTGTCTACTGCGGTACAGTTGGTATCTGCCTGCCAGACCAGAGACGGATTTTCAATGTAGCCATCCGCACCATTCAGCTAGAAGATGGCAAGGCTATCTACGGTGTCGGCGGCGGCATCACTTGGGATAGTACATGGAAAGCTGAGTATATCGAAACCCAGCAAAAATCTGCTGTTCTTTATCGGAAAAATCCGCAGTTTGACCTGATTACGACAGGGAAGATTGAGCAAGGTCGCCTGACTTTCCAAGACCAACATCTGAAGCGTCTACGGGAAGCTGCCCGTTACTTTGCTTATCCATTTGATGAGGAAAAACTGAAGGCAGAGTTGAACCAAACCTTAGCGGAACTGGAGCCAAGTACGGACTACCGCCTGCGGATCTCCATCTCCAAATCTGGAAAAGTGACCTGCCAGCTAGAAAAGCTGCAGGCACTCCCAGAAGCTTTCTGCAAGGCCATCCTCGTCCCACAAAATGCCAACTTGCATCAGCCTTTCACTTTCTTTAAAACCAGCTATCGACCACACCTAAGCCTAATCCAGCAGGAGCAGATTTACTATAATGCCCAAGGCCAGCTACTAGAAAGCTCCATCGGTAACCTAGTCCTCCAGTTGGAGGGCCACCTCTACACGCCACCAGCCGAGCTAGGGCTTTTGAATGGCATCTACCGCCAGCATCTCTTGGAAACAGGTCAAGCCACAGAAAAAATCCTCAGCTTAGACGACTTAAAATCAGCAGAAAAAATCTACGCCTGCAACGCACTACGCGGCCTTTATGAATTGGAAATAGATGATTAGAGAGTGGGACAGAAATCGGTAATTCGTTAGAATTCGATTTCGTCGTCCCACCTCCGCACAGTTGAGTAGGGCTGTAAAAGCTGATGAAATCAGCGTAGTAGAGCCCACTCAACCACTGCGTCTTGCTCGACAATCCAAAGACAATTGAGAGGCTAGGACTTTTGTCCCAGCCTCTTTTTCTATAGGCCTCAGTCCGCTTAAACACGAATTATCATTTCTATTTCAAGATTTTAGAAATATTTTAGAAATGCTTGATGAATACTTAATAAGTGTCCGATATACTGGATAGTGAGGAAAGGATTTCCAAGAATAAAGCAAAAGGAGAAGTAAAACCATGGAAAATATTTTAGTTTTACAAGGGGTCAGCAAAAAGTTCGGCCAGCAGCAGGCTCTGAGCGATGTCAATCTGACCATCAAAAAAGGGGATATCTACGGTCTCATCGGTAAAAACGGAGCTGGTAAAACCACTCTGATCAAAATCATGACCCAGCTGATGCATGCCAGCAACGGAACCGTATCTCTCTTTGGTTCCAGCAATCAGGCAGAATGGACACAAGCCCTCAAGCGGGTCGGCTCGGTCATTGAAACGCCCGTTGCCCACAACCACTTGACCGCCTACGAAAATCTCAGCTACTACTGCAAACTGCGTCAGATTCCTAATGCCGAGAAGGCCATCCAAGAAACCTTGGAATACGTGAACTTAACAGATACTGGCAAGAAGGAATTCAGAGATTTTTCTCTCGGTATGAAGCAGCGTTTGGGAATTGCCATTGCCTTATTGTCTAAGCCAGATTTGATGATTCTAGACGAACCTATCAACGGACTAGATCCTGTCGGCATCAAGGAATTCCGCCAGCTTGTCCAAAAGCTCAATGAAGAGCTGGGCATGACCTTTGTTATTTCCAGTCATATCCTATCCGAGCTCTATCTAGTCGCTACGCGCTTTGGCATCATCGACCAAGGTCATATGATCAAGGAAATTTCCAAGGCTGAATTTGAAGAGCAAAGCGAAGATTATATCGTCTTGAAAACGGACCATTTGGAGGAAGCCAGCCAGCTGCTCCAAGATCAATTAGGCTACCGCATCAAGGTGGTCAATGCTCTCAATGAGATCCATATCTTTACACACTCACACAATATCAACAATATCGTAAAAGAGCTAGCCACAGCTGACTTAGTCATTCAAGAAATCTACTATGCACGACAAAATCTCGAAAATTTCTTTACAGATTTACTTGATCAAAACCAGGGAGGTCTATCATGATTCAAACAATTCGCGCTGACTTTTACCGCCTCTTCCACTCCAAGGGCTTTTGGATTACTGAGTTCGTTTTGCTAGCCAATATCCTGCTCGGCGTCCTCTATAAGGTTACCAGCAGATTTGGAACATCCATCTCAACGGATGGACAAAACATCACTCAGCAAGTACCAGTAAAAATGACAGGTATCAATGCTCTTGCCCATTTCTCTGGACATTCTGACAGTATTATATTTTTCACTCTCATTGTCGTCTGCCTCTTATTAGGTGTGGACTTGTCCCGCAAGCTTTATAAAAACAGCCTCGCTCACGGTATTTCACGGACAGAGTTCTTCCTATCTAAAACTTTGGTCTCCTTTGTTGTCGCCATCTTCCAATTCATTCTCTTGCTAGGGCTATCCTTCATCATCGCTAGCTCTATCAATGGAATTGGGACAGCTCCGACAGGTTTCTTTGGCCAATTTTTGCTAACCATTCTCGTCCAGCTCATGATAACCATCGCTTGGATTGGCATCGTGTCTTTCGTTCTCTATCTCAGCCATTCTATTGCTGCGGTCTTTATTACCTATTTTGTCGGAAGCGCCCTGCTCATCTTTCCAGTCTTGCTCTATCCTCATATAGAATGGTTCCGCTATTTAACCTTACAATTTGGAATAGAGATGGCTGCGGATCCTGCTGTAGTTTTGCAAGCTAGTTTAGTCGCGATTGGCATAGCAGTCTTCTTCCTAGGCAGTAGCCTCCTCATTTTCAAGAAAAAAGATCTCTAAAACCAAAGAATCAGCTAATCTTCTGACTAGCTGATTCTTTTTTATAAGGCCACAATCAATTCAAACCAATCGTCCTCTGCTTGAATGGTCAAGTCACCACCTAAGATTTCGACCAGCTGCTGGGTGATATAAAGGCCCAACCCAGACGATTCCTCACTGCTGGAGAGATTTTCAGAATAGAAGCGATTGGTTAGCTTATCCAGATGCAAGATGGGCTTCTGAACCTTATTTTTGACCTGAAAAATAACCTTTTGTCCTTCTTTTTTCAGACTGATGCTGGCTACTTCTCGGCCATGTTTAAGGACATTGCTGAGCATGTTCTGGACGATTCGATCAAAGATATCACTGTCCGTTTCCAAAAGCAGATTTTCAGACAAATCCACATCTAAATCAATCTCTGCTTGCTGAAAGGCATCATAGTAGGCAAAGAGTTGCTGGGTGACCAGCTGGGATAGGTCTACCCGCTGCAACTTCGGTCGAATGGCTCCTTCCATCAAGCGACGGTATTCCATTAGAGCCTCCAAGCGTCTGGATACCATACTTAGATTATCCGCAATCTTTTGCAGCTGCTGGTCCATCTGGTCCTTATCAGCATCTTTAAGTAGCTGTTGCGTATAGCCACTAGCAATGGTCAGTGGCGTTCGGATATCGTGGGCAATGTTACTGATGGCCATATCCAAGGTTTTCTTTTCCTGCTGGGTCACAAAGGACATCTTATCAATTTCCTGAAAAAGCTGCTCCACCTCGTCAGTCAGAGCCACTAGGCTAGGAGATTGATCTCTCAAGGTAAGCCGAACTTGACTTCCTGTACGACGTTTGTCACGGATCTGGCTGGTCAGACTACGAATCGTCAGATGATAACGAACCAGCAAGATTGACAAGAAGAGCATGAGCCCGAAGGCAAAAATCAACCACATAGCTAATCCTCCTTGAGCCGCACGCCCAGACCCCAAATGGTCTCGATATAGTCTGTCGAACTATCCAGCTGGGCTAATTTCTTACGAAGATTGCTGAGATGGGCATTGAGCGTATTATCGCCTGGCAGATAGGTCTCCTCCCAGACCGACTCATACAGCTCCTCCTTGGTAAAAATCTTTTTAGGATGAGCCAGCAAGGTCTGGAAAATCTGAAATTCCTTTTTCCCTAGCCGCATGGACTGGTCACCAGAAGCAATTTCAAAGGTATCTGGCAAAAGGCGGATATTTTTGATTGAGGTCTCCCCAGCAGGCTTAGACTGAGGCTGCTGACTACCTCGCAATTGGACAGTGACACGCGCCGCCACTTCATCTAGATTAAAAGGCTTGACAATGTAGTCATTGGCACCGTCCAGCAGATACTGGCTCACGAGACTCTTTTCGCCCAGGGCGGTCAGCATGACTACCGGCACCTGACTGGTCTTGCGAATTTCCCTCAGCACCTCATCGCCATTTTTTCCCGGCAGCATAATATCCAGCAGGACTAGATGAATCTCTTCTTCCGCAAAAATCCGCAGTCCCTCGGTTCCAGAATAAGCTGAAAACACTACGTGCTCCTGCGTAAAGAGATTTTTCAAAATCTCATGAATATCATTGTTGTCTTCAATTAGTAAAAGATTGGCCATCATCATTCTCCAATAGCTTGATAAAACTAGTGTAGCAAGGATGAGCCAGCAAGTCAATCAAATATAAACGATGCAAAAGAAAGAGAGTGGGACAGAAATCGGTAATTCGTTAGAATTCGATTTCGTCGTCCCACCTCCGCACAGTTGAGTAGGGCTGTAAAAGCTGATGAAATCAGCGTAGTAGAGCCCACTTCAACCACTGCGTCTTGCTCGACAATCCAAAGACAATTGAGAGGCTAGGACTTTTGTCCCAGCCTCCTTGATGTTATTTGACAGATGCTCCATTAGTCGCGATGACTTCCTTATACCAGTCAAAGGATTTTTTCTTGGAACGTTTGAGTGTTCCCCTGCCTTCATTGTCCCGATCCACATAGATAAAGCCATAGCGCTTCTTCATCTCGCCAGTGCCGGCTGATACTAGGTCGATACAGCCCCAGGTCGTGTAGCCCCACAGCACCACGCCGTCTTCATTGATGGCTTCCCGCATGGCCTTAACATGGGCCGCCAGATAGTCAATCCGGTAATCATCAGCCACATAGCCATTTTCATCCGGAGTATCCACTGCACCCAGACCATTTTCCACGATAAACATGGGCTTCTGATAACGATCCCAGATGGTATTTAGCGTAATGCGCAAGCCCAGTGGATCGATCTGCCAGCCCCACTCAGAAGCTTCCAAATAAGGGTTCTTGAGAGAAGCAAAGATATTGCCCTCGGTCAGCTCATTTACCTTAGGATCGCCCGAAGCTACTCTACTAGCATAGTATGAGAAGGAAATGAAGTCCACCGTATGCTCCTTGAGCAGCTGCAGGTCTTCTTCTGTCATTTCGACAGTGATGCCCTCGCGCTCCCAAGCTTTCTTAGCATAGTTAGGATATTCGCCACGCACCTGCACATCAATGAAGAAATAGTTTTTCCTGTCTTCCTCCATACCAGCCCATACATCGCGTGGATCGCAGGTGTTAGGATAATTTTGTCCTGCCGCCAGCATACAGCCGACCTTATTTTCTGGATCAATCTCATGAGCCAGCTTAGTAGCAATGGCTGACGCGACCAGCTCATGATGGGCCGCTTGATACTTGACCTGCTCTTCATTTTCGCCTCCTTCAAAGCAGAGCCCCGCCCCCATAAATGGTGCATGCAGAATCATATTAATTTCATTGAAGGTCAGCCAGTACTTGACCAATCCCTTGTAGCGGGTAAAGAGAGTGCGGCAGAGACGCTCGTAAAATTCCAACATCTTACGGCTCCGCCAACCACCATATTGCTCAATTAAGTGCATGGGACAGTCAAAGTGAGTAATAGTCACCAAGGGCTCAATGCCGTACTTGTGGCATTCCTTAAAGAGGTCTTCGTAAAATTTCAGGCCAGCTTCATTGGGCTCCAGCTCATCCCCCTTAGGGAAAATCCGGCTCCAAGCAATGGACAGCCGATAGGTCTTAAAACCCATCTCACCAAAGAGGGCAATGTCCTCCTTAAAGCGATGGTACATATCAATGGCTTCCTTGGCTGGGTAGAAATAGCCTTCCTCAAAGTCAAACATCCTTTTCTTACCCGTGATAATGGCCAGACGCTCCTCACCAATCGGCACCACGTCTACGTTGGCCAGCCCACGACCATCTGCATCATAAGCACCTTCACACTGGTTGGCAGCTGTCGCTCCGCCCCACAGGAAACCATCCGGAAAAGTCAGTTTTTCAGTCATAATTCTACTCGCTTTCTTATTTGATTGTTTATTTACTTATATTATAGCTCATTCTGTAAACCTTTTCTTATAAAAACTGCGAAATACTGATACTATTCTACTATTTTGTTTTATTCGACAAATTTTCAGGGTTCGGTTTTTTAAAGAGATCGTCTTCAAAGAAAAAGGCAATTAGCCTCTCCTAAAACAAAAAAGAAGACTGAAAACCTGTCTTCTCTGTCCTTTTAAATCAAAGCCGTGATGGCCGTCACTAGGCCAAAAACGATACCAGGTGCATTTGCTGCTGCAAGCGGAATATCTCTTTCTTTTTTGAACAATCCGTAGTAGACCCAAAGGCTACAGTTGATTGCTGCAACGAGCGGCTGGATAAAATTCCCTTTTTGCCCCGCTAGGTTGTTCATGATTTGTGGAAAATAGGACACATACATCATTACGGACATAAAGGTTGCAACCCATCCCAAAATTTTCATTTGTTTTTCAGACATTTTCTATACCTCTTTCATTTTTAGGTTATATTTTATAATGATAGTCCAAAACAATCAAGCCCTTTTATCCCTTTGTTATGAAGATGTAAACTATCACAATCTTGTGATAAGAAAGAAGACAAAGAAAAAGACCGGATTGCTCCGATCTTTTCAAGTTTCTCTCTATAAAAATCATTGAATAAACAAGGCATCGAACCGCAGGCAGTACTGGAGTACGGCAAGGTGAAGATAACGCAGTTTATTCTTTGATTTTCGATGAGAGGAATTATTTAATTGCGCGTGATTGCAAACCTTCTTCTTCCAAGAAGAGACGGAATGGTACGAGTTCTTCCGCTTCGTATTTTTCCTTGAAGGCTTTGATCGCTTCTTCTGAGTGAAGTTTTGGATCGAGTTCAAGCACTTCTACTGGAAGTGGACGGTGTTGCGTGATGCGAGCATCGATAACAACAGTTTTACCTTCTTTGTTCAATTTAACAGCTTCTGCAACAACTGCATCGATATCTTCGATACGGTCAACTGTAAATCCAACAGCTCCTTGAGCTTCAGCGATTTTCGCATAGTCTGCATTAGGGAAGTCACAACCAAACAAGTGTTTGTTTGTGTCTTCGTATTTGTCCTTGATGAAGGCATATTTACCATTTGAGAAGACAACGTTGATAACTGGAAGGTCGTATTGAACGTTTGTGATCACGTCTGGGTAGCACATGTTGAATGCACCGTCACCCATGATGTTCCATACTTGGCGATCTGGATTGTCTTTCTTAGCAGCGATACCACCAGGAAGGGCAATACCCATTGTCGCAAAGAGTGGAGATGTACGCCACATGTTCTTAGGTGTCATGTGAAGGTGACGAGTAGATGTTTGAGTAGTGTCACCTACGTCGATTGAGTAGATAGCATCTTGATCAGCATGTTTGTTGATTGCATTGTAAACTTGGTACAATTGCAATTCACCCTCAGTTTTACCTTCGAGTTTGTTCATGTAATCACGCCAGTTTTGGTTGTTCTTCACGTTTGCACGCCACCATGGAGTTGATTCAACTGGGTTTACTTTGTCAAGGATTGCTTTCGCTGCTTGACCTGCATCACCAAGGATAGACGCGTCAAGGGCATGACGTTTACCAAGTTTGTAAGGGTCGATATCGACTTGGATGAATTTTTCAGTGTTCTTGAAGGCTTCGTACACTTCAGCAAATGGGAAGTTTGATCCAAGGAAAAGAACTGTGTCTGCTTCAAAGACCACTTCGTTGGCTGGTTTCCAACCAACACGGTAAGCAGAACCTGTCAAACCTTCATAGTTCCATTCGAAAGCTTCAAAGTTTTTACCAGTTGTGATGATTGGTGCTTTGATTTTACGTGACAATTCAGTAATCACTTCACCAGCTTTAACACCACCGTAACCAGCGTAGATAACTGGACGTTCAGCATTGTTCAAGATTTCAACCGCTTTGTCGATTTCAACTTCGTTCAAAGCAGGAGCGATGAATGAACGCTCGTAAGAACCTGAACCGTAGTATGAGTTCTCGTCGATTTCTTGGAAACCGAAGTTTACTGGAATTTCAACAACAGCTGGACCCTTTTTAGAAACTGCAGCACGGCAAGCTTCGTCGATTACTTTTGGCAATTGCTCAGCGTAGGCTACACGTTTGTTGTAAACAGCGATACCGTTGTACATTGGGTTTTGGTTCAATTCTTGGAAGGCATCCATGTTGAGTTCATTCACTGGACGTGATCCAAGGATAGCAAGGAATGGAGTATTGTCCATAGCTGCATCGTAAACACCGTTAATCAAGTGAGTCGCACCCGGACCACCTGAACCAACTGCAACCCCGATTGAGCCGCCGAATTTAGCTTGCATCACCGCTGCAAGAGCACCTGTTTCTTCGTGGCGAACTTGCAAGAAGCGGATATCTTTGTCTTCAGCCAAAGCGTCCATCAATGAGCTGAGTGTTCCTGATGGGATACCGTAGATAGTATCTACGCCCCATGTCTTCAATACATTGAGCATTGCTGCAGATGCAGTAATTTTCCCTTGAGTCATTCTAACTCTCCTTTAAATCTATATTGATCCTTTAAAAATGTAGCATAGCGCTTCTACTCCATCTTTGCGATCAGGTTTCGTTTTGAAAATGAGTTTTTTCTGACATTTCTCATGAAAACGATTTACAAAACGATTACAGTATTAATTTATCACAAAGAGATTCACATGTATAAGAATCTGCTCAGAGATACTCAATCCCTATTACATAACAGATGCTCTTTTTGAGAAAATTTCACAAACTATAGTAGAATAGGATATTTTATTATAATTTGCATGCACCTCTAAGACTTGTAGCTGTAGGAAATTAAACAAAAAGCGATACAAAATTCTGTATCACTTTTTATTTCATTTAATCAATTTTCTCAACATTGAGAAGCAGCGAGCTAGTCAAAACAGACAAAGAACTAAGGGCCATAGCAAGACCTGCTAGTTCTGGATTGAGGGTCAATCCCAGTCCTACAAAGACTCCAGCAGCAATTGGAATCCCAAGGATATTGTAGATAGAGGCCCAGAAGAGATTGAGTAAGATCCTGCGGAAGGTCTTTTGACTCATGTCAAAGGCGCGCACAACGCCAAGTAAATCATTTTGCGTGAGCACGATGCCACCGGACTCGATCGCAATATCCGTTCCAGATCCCATAGCGATCCCCACATCCGCGATCGAGAGAGCTGGAGCATCATTGATCCCATCTCCAACAAAGGCGACCTTGCTAGCTTCTTGCAGTTTTTGGATGGCGCTAGCTTTTTCTTGAGGAAGGACATCAGCAATGACGGTGTCAATTCCCACTTGCTTAGCAATAGCTTGGGCCACCCGTTCATTATCCCCCGTTAACATGACCGTTTTCAAGCCCCGTTCTTTGAGCTTTTTGATCGCTTCTTTTGAGCTGGCCTTCGGAGCATCTTGAATGGCAATCAAGCCAATCACTTGCCCATCCACAGACAAACTGATCACTGTTTTGGCCTGCTCTTGCAACTCTACCATCCGTTTTTCAAGCTCCGGATCCATCGCTGTCCCGTCATGAAGTTTGCCATTTCCCAAGGTCACCAACTGCTGGTCGATCTGACCTTGGACCCCTTTTCCTTCAATCGCTTGGAAGTTTTCCACAGGGGATAACACCAAACCTTTTTCTTCTGCTTGGGATAACACCGCTTGGGCTAGTGGATGTTCTGAAAAAGTTTCAAGACTAGCAGCCAGTGTCAAGACACGCGCTTCATCTCCTACAACATCGGTTACAAGTGGTTGGCCAATGGTAATAGTCCCTGTCTTATCAAACACAACGGTTTGAATCTTTTGCACTTCTTGCAGAACTGTTCCATTTTTAATCAGAACCCCCATCTTGGCACTACGGCCGGTTCCGACCATCAGGGCTGTTGGGGTTGCTAAACCAAGGGCACAAGGACAGGCAATAATGAGGACAGAGACTGCATAGAGCATGGCCTCTTGAAGCGACGCGCCCAGAAGCACGGACCAAACCCAGAAAGTCGCAATGGCCAAAATCGTCACCACTGGAACAAAGATACCTGAAATCTTATCCGTCAAATCTTGAATAGGAGCACGACTGGATTGGGCCATTTTGACAAAGTCCACAATTTGAGATAAGAGGGTCTCACTACCGACTTTTTCAGCCTTAAAGAGAATGGTCCCATTGCTGTTGATAGTGGAGCCGATAACTGCATCACCAACTGATTTTTCCACAGGCAAGCTTTCACCTGTCACCATCGACTCATCAATGGTCGTACTTCCTTCTACAATCGTCCCATCAACCGCGATCTTTTCCCCAGGACGGACCCGAATCAAGTCATCAATTTGGATATCTTCTGCCGCCACCTCGACATAGTTCCCATCACGGAGAACTTGAGCCGTTTTTGCCTGCAAATCCAACAACTTTTCCACAGCCTCGGAGGCATTGTTACGCATCCGTTCTTCAAAGATTTGCCCTAAGAGGATAAAGAAGATGATAAAACCCGCAGCCTCAAAGTATACTGGCTGACCAGTAAAAAGGGCAAATACACTATAGACATAGGCTACCAGGGTTCCAAGAGCTACCAAGGTATCCATATTGGAATGGTGCTTCTTAAATGAGGCCCAGGCACTCTTGATAAAAGGAACTCCTGCTACCAACATGATCGGCGTTGTCGCTAGAAAAGTCCCCCAGCGACTGACTGGATGGGATACAAATCCTGCCATCATCCCGATCATCAAGATCAATAAGGGAAGAGTAAAGATACTAGTAATCCAAAAGCGACCCAGTAAACTTAAGACACGACGGCGTTTTTCCACAACCGTGTAAGAACCCTTTTGCATCTTCATTCCACATGAAAACTCGAAGTCCCCTGTTTCTGTCGGGGTAAAGGATATCACCTTATCCACACCGACTTCCAAAGGCTCTAAAATCCCCTGATCTTCAAACAGAATTTCCTTGTAACAGCCGGAAGGATTGACCCGATGGAAGGTGATTTCAGCAGGGATCCCTTTTTGAAGTTGAAATTCCTTTGGACTATAGCCTTTTTCTGCTGTAATACGGATCTTTTGCACTCCGTTTTCCACAACTGATTTTTGTTTTTCTACCATACCTACTCCTTTATTCCACAATCATGTGACCATGCATCATGTTCATTCCACATGAATACCCATATTCGCCCGCTTTTTCTGGCGTAATTTCAATGACATGTTTTTCACCTAAAGGCAAATCTTCATGAACGCCAAAATCTGGAAAGATCACTTGAGCCAGACATGAAGATGGATCCTTGCGATGAAAGATGATCCGGGCTGGAACATTCTTTTTCAGGACAATGGTTTCAGGCGAATAGCCCCCCATGACTTCGACTTCAATTTCTTGATAACCTGATTTCTGACGAGCGTGGCCGCTTACCTTTTCATGCTCTGCAAAGAACCACCAAGCAATAAAAGCAACCACAAGTAAACAAACAATACTAATCAACAATCCAAACATGGAATTTCCTTCTTTCTATTACATACAATTGCAAGGGACTGTTTCGACAGCCTCTGCTTTCTTTTCTTCCAGGACCTGCTGCAGCTGATTAAGAT
Above is a window of Streptococcus cristatus ATCC 51100 DNA encoding:
- the spxB gene encoding pyruvate oxidase, with the protein product MTQGKITASAAMLNVLKTWGVDTIYGIPSGTLSSLMDALAEDKDIRFLQVRHEETGALAAVMQAKFGGSIGVAVGSGGPGATHLINGVYDAAMDNTPFLAILGSRPVNELNMDAFQELNQNPMYNGIAVYNKRVAYAEQLPKVIDEACRAAVSKKGPAVVEIPVNFGFQEIDENSYYGSGSYERSFIAPALNEVEIDKAVEILNNAERPVIYAGYGGVKAGEVITELSRKIKAPIITTGKNFEAFEWNYEGLTGSAYRVGWKPANEVVFEADTVLFLGSNFPFAEVYEAFKNTEKFIQVDIDPYKLGKRHALDASILGDAGQAAKAILDKVNPVESTPWWRANVKNNQNWRDYMNKLEGKTEGELQLYQVYNAINKHADQDAIYSIDVGDTTQTSTRHLHMTPKNMWRTSPLFATMGIALPGGIAAKKDNPDRQVWNIMGDGAFNMCYPDVITNVQYDLPVINVVFSNGKYAFIKDKYEDTNKHLFGCDFPNADYAKIAEAQGAVGFTVDRIEDIDAVVAEAVKLNKEGKTVVIDARITQHRPLPVEVLELDPKLHSEEAIKAFKEKYEAEELVPFRLFLEEEGLQSRAIK
- a CDS encoding heavy metal translocating P-type ATPase encodes the protein MWNKGVGMVEKQKSVVENGVQKIRITAEKGYSPKEFQLQKGIPAEITFHRVNPSGCYKEILFEDQGILEPLEVGVDKVISFTPTETGDFEFSCGMKMQKGSYTVVEKRRRVLSLLGRFWITSIFTLPLLILMIGMMAGFVSHPVSRWGTFLATTPIMLVAGVPFIKSAWASFKKHHSNMDTLVALGTLVAYVYSVFALFTGQPVYFEAAGFIIFFILLGQIFEERMRNNASEAVEKLLDLQAKTAQVLRDGNYVEVAAEDIQIDDLIRVRPGEKIAVDGTIVEGSTTIDESMVTGESLPVEKSVGDAVIGSTINSNGTILFKAEKVGSETLLSQIVDFVKMAQSSRAPIQDLTDKISGIFVPVVTILAIATFWVWSVLLGASLQEAMLYAVSVLIIACPCALGLATPTALMVGTGRSAKMGVLIKNGTVLQEVQKIQTVVFDKTGTITIGQPLVTDVVGDEARVLTLAASLETFSEHPLAQAVLSQAEEKGLVLSPVENFQAIEGKGVQGQIDQQLVTLGNGKLHDGTAMDPELEKRMVELQEQAKTVISLSVDGQVIGLIAIQDAPKASSKEAIKKLKERGLKTVMLTGDNERVAQAIAKQVGIDTVIADVLPQEKASAIQKLQEASKVAFVGDGINDAPALSIADVGIAMGSGTDIAIESGGIVLTQNDLLGVVRAFDMSQKTFRRILLNLFWASIYNILGIPIAAGVFVGLGLTLNPELAGLAMALSSLSVLTSSLLLNVEKID
- a CDS encoding cupredoxin domain-containing protein codes for the protein MFGLLISIVCLLVVAFIAWWFFAEHEKVSGHARQKSGYQEIEVEVMGGYSPETIVLKKNVPARIIFHRKDPSSCLAQVIFPDFGVHEDLPLGEKHVIEITPEKAGEYGYSCGMNMMHGHMIVE